A window from uncultured Desulfobacter sp. encodes these proteins:
- a CDS encoding sigma-54 dependent transcriptional regulator, protein MNSPNPDNPILLVDNDPKILDAVGTALRMAGFDNITAIQDSRDVIRTMERKIPGLVLLDLNLPHISGNHLLKSIRKTWPRIPVIILTDDVSVETAVKCMKIGAMDYILKPVDPGALTKSVKQALDGGQAPGLLSKPMPRELFNQVKKPSAFKNIITQDSQMHAIFHYVEAVAPSPQPVLIFGETGVGKELIGQCIHSLSGRKGKLVKVNVAGLDDNMFSDTLFGHVPGAFTSARNARPGLILKASGGTLMLDEIGDLALSSQVKLLRLLQEGDYLALGSDITRHSDTRIIASTNQDLWTLEKQGKFRKDLIYRLSTHTLTIPPLRERLLDLPLLLDRFICQAADELDKPVPDIPKSLIETMETYPFKGNIRELKSMVYDAMSRYQGGAISSDLFKVFTHEDPGTRQPMPSNPGLPTLKQAANDLVEKAMAHTGGNQSAAAKILGISQQALSKRLQKLREEG, encoded by the coding sequence TTGAATTCCCCAAATCCTGATAATCCAATTTTACTGGTGGACAACGACCCGAAGATCCTTGATGCAGTGGGGACGGCGCTGCGCATGGCCGGTTTTGACAATATTACCGCGATTCAGGATTCAAGGGATGTGATCAGGACCATGGAGCGAAAAATACCCGGACTGGTTCTCTTGGATTTGAATTTGCCTCACATCAGTGGTAACCATCTCTTAAAGAGTATCAGAAAAACATGGCCAAGGATACCCGTTATTATACTTACAGATGATGTTTCGGTGGAAACGGCTGTAAAATGCATGAAGATCGGAGCCATGGATTATATCCTCAAGCCCGTTGACCCGGGGGCTCTGACCAAGTCCGTAAAGCAGGCCCTTGATGGCGGTCAGGCCCCGGGCCTGCTTTCAAAGCCCATGCCCCGGGAGTTGTTTAACCAGGTAAAAAAGCCTTCGGCCTTTAAAAATATTATTACCCAAGACAGTCAGATGCATGCCATTTTTCATTATGTGGAAGCTGTGGCCCCGTCCCCCCAGCCGGTGCTGATTTTTGGGGAGACAGGGGTGGGTAAGGAATTGATCGGCCAGTGCATTCATAGCCTGAGCGGCCGTAAGGGAAAACTCGTGAAGGTCAATGTGGCGGGATTGGATGATAATATGTTCTCCGACACCTTGTTCGGCCATGTGCCCGGCGCGTTTACCAGCGCCCGAAACGCCCGGCCCGGGTTGATTCTGAAGGCTTCCGGCGGGACGTTAATGCTGGATGAAATCGGCGATCTGGCACTCTCCTCCCAGGTCAAGCTGCTCAGGCTGCTCCAGGAAGGCGATTATCTGGCATTGGGGTCGGATATTACCCGGCATTCAGATACTCGCATCATTGCGTCCACCAACCAGGATCTGTGGACCCTTGAAAAGCAGGGCAAGTTCAGAAAGGACCTGATTTACCGTCTTTCCACGCATACGCTGACCATACCGCCGTTGAGGGAACGCCTTTTGGATCTGCCTTTGCTGTTGGATCGTTTTATTTGCCAGGCAGCCGATGAACTTGACAAGCCGGTGCCTGATATTCCCAAAAGTCTTATTGAAACCATGGAGACATATCCGTTCAAGGGAAATATCAGAGAGTTAAAATCCATGGTGTATGATGCCATGTCCAGGTACCAGGGGGGAGCCATATCTTCGGATCTGTTCAAGGTGTTTACCCATGAAGATCCTGGGACCCGGCAGCCGATGCCATCAAATCCGGGGCTGCCGACGTTGAAGCAGGCCGCCAATGATCTGGTGGAAAAAGCCATGGCCCATACCGGGGGGAACCAGTCTGCGGCCGCCAAAATTCTGGGGATTTCCCAGCAGGCCTTGAGCAAGCGCCTTCAAAAACTTCGCGAAGAGGGGTAA
- a CDS encoding YbgC/FadM family acyl-CoA thioesterase, which yields MKNTKQITNMHAADQNPGVHHLQARVYYEDTDHSGVVYHANYLKFFERAREDIFGVENLVQMWHDKGMGFAVYKADIGYHDGAQFGDLLDIRTTWEKQGPYRVVFFHSAWRPGQNKPAVTCTLELVCLGPGKKLLPIPEFDFLD from the coding sequence ATGAAAAATACAAAACAGATCACCAATATGCATGCTGCGGATCAGAACCCTGGTGTCCATCACTTACAGGCCAGGGTATATTATGAAGATACGGATCACTCAGGGGTGGTTTACCACGCCAATTATCTGAAGTTTTTTGAACGGGCCAGAGAAGATATCTTCGGTGTAGAAAATCTGGTGCAGATGTGGCACGACAAAGGCATGGGGTTTGCGGTATACAAAGCGGACATCGGATACCACGACGGTGCACAGTTCGGAGACCTTTTAGACATTCGCACCACCTGGGAAAAACAAGGCCCATACCGGGTGGTATTTTTTCACAGTGCCTGGCGCCCGGGCCAGAACAAGCCTGCCGTGACCTGCACCCTGGAACTGGTCTGCCTGGGACCGGGCAAAAAGCTGTTGCCCATTCCGGAATTTGATTTCCTGGATTAG
- a CDS encoding ATPase P, with the protein MIRIEIPGTEPVTIQNVMFDYNGTIAADGCLLDGVGAAINRLAHLLDFYVVTADTFGSVQAQLEGVKADVVLISNQEQDQKKLDVLNRIGSTTTMAVGNGVNDALMLKHAVLGVAVLGEEGMALPALMSCDVMIRHILDVFSFFENPKRLIATLRN; encoded by the coding sequence ATGATCCGCATTGAAATCCCCGGCACAGAGCCGGTTACCATTCAAAATGTCATGTTTGACTACAACGGCACCATCGCAGCGGATGGCTGTCTACTTGACGGCGTTGGGGCGGCTATAAATCGGCTTGCCCACCTGCTTGATTTTTATGTGGTAACGGCCGACACCTTTGGCTCGGTCCAGGCTCAGCTTGAAGGGGTTAAGGCTGACGTTGTTCTGATTTCAAATCAGGAACAGGACCAGAAAAAACTGGATGTGCTCAACCGCATCGGCTCGACTACCACCATGGCTGTGGGAAACGGGGTTAACGACGCCTTGATGCTGAAACATGCCGTGTTAGGTGTCGCCGTTCTTGGGGAGGAGGGCATGGCGTTACCGGCTTTAATGTCCTGCGATGTGATGATCCGGCATATCCTGGATGTCTTTTCCTTTTTTGAAAACCCTAAACGTTTGATTGCCACCCTGAGAAATTGA
- a CDS encoding bifunctional sulfate adenylyltransferase/adenylylsulfate kinase, with product MSQDTSLVNLLVDQERHATLKQLLSSLPDITLNLRQICDFELLTTGVFSPLKGFMTQEAYESVLDRMRLPSGEIWPVPICLDVPRDLSERFEVGQSAVLRDPEGFPLGIMAIEDIWQADREKEAMAVYGTTDMNHDEVARLQGGQDRYYVGGSIEALNLPIHSDFKQIRNTPLEVQQQFCKLGWKRVVGFQTRQPIHRPQFELTIQAMKKAKANLLMLPIAGIPRPGDFDHYTRMRCYQKVGAHYPPDTYMLNLLPLSTRMAGPRAAVLHMIIGKNYGCTHFVIGHNHATPGKDSCGNPFYDTPQVRELAGEAGKEIGIEPVFFEEMVYLPFEDEFKLASEVQEGQETLSFTNDDIRERVRKGKHIPEWASFPEVIKELRRSYPSPATQGFTVFLTGLSGAGKSTIANVLYSKFMEMGTRPVTLLDGDIVRRNLSSELNFSKEHRDINVRRIGFVASEITKNRGIAICAPIAPYERTRSKIRTSIEAHGGFFEIHVATPISVCEKRDRKGMYAKAKAGLLKGFTGVDDPYEEPLNPELSIDTSNLTPDEAVQQILLLISEKGFV from the coding sequence ATGTCCCAAGACACATCTCTTGTCAACCTCCTGGTGGATCAGGAACGTCATGCAACACTTAAACAACTATTATCTTCCTTGCCGGATATCACGCTGAATTTGCGACAGATTTGTGATTTTGAATTGTTGACCACCGGTGTGTTCAGTCCGCTGAAAGGATTTATGACCCAGGAAGCCTATGAAAGTGTTCTGGACCGCATGCGTCTGCCATCGGGTGAAATCTGGCCTGTGCCCATCTGTCTTGATGTGCCCCGGGATCTTTCAGAACGGTTTGAGGTGGGCCAGTCCGCTGTCCTCCGTGATCCCGAAGGGTTTCCCCTGGGGATTATGGCCATTGAGGACATCTGGCAGGCGGATAGGGAAAAAGAGGCCATGGCCGTCTACGGCACCACGGACATGAATCATGATGAAGTGGCCCGGCTTCAGGGGGGGCAGGACAGGTACTACGTGGGCGGCAGTATTGAGGCGTTGAATCTGCCGATCCATTCTGATTTTAAGCAGATCCGTAATACGCCGTTGGAGGTGCAGCAACAATTTTGCAAGCTTGGTTGGAAACGGGTGGTGGGATTTCAAACCCGGCAGCCCATTCACCGCCCCCAGTTCGAGCTGACCATCCAGGCCATGAAAAAGGCAAAGGCAAACCTGTTGATGCTGCCCATTGCAGGCATCCCCAGACCCGGAGATTTTGATCATTATACCCGGATGCGCTGTTATCAGAAGGTAGGTGCCCATTATCCCCCGGATACATATATGCTGAACCTGCTCCCGTTATCCACCCGGATGGCAGGGCCCAGAGCTGCGGTGCTTCACATGATCATCGGAAAAAATTACGGATGCACCCACTTTGTCATCGGGCATAACCATGCAACCCCGGGAAAGGACAGCTGCGGTAATCCGTTTTACGATACCCCCCAGGTCAGGGAGCTGGCCGGAGAGGCCGGCAAAGAGATCGGCATTGAGCCGGTATTTTTTGAAGAGATGGTCTATCTGCCCTTTGAAGATGAGTTCAAGCTGGCCAGCGAAGTGCAAGAAGGCCAGGAAACCCTCTCTTTTACCAATGACGATATCCGCGAGCGGGTCAGAAAGGGCAAGCATATACCCGAATGGGCAAGTTTCCCCGAGGTGATCAAAGAATTGCGCCGTTCATATCCGTCGCCGGCCACCCAGGGATTTACCGTTTTTCTCACCGGGCTTTCCGGGGCAGGCAAGTCAACCATTGCCAATGTGCTCTATTCAAAATTTATGGAAATGGGCACCCGGCCCGTGACGCTTTTGGACGGGGACATTGTGCGGCGAAATCTCTCTTCCGAACTGAATTTTTCCAAGGAGCACCGTGACATCAATGTCCGACGCATCGGATTTGTGGCATCCGAGATTACCAAGAATAGAGGCATTGCCATCTGCGCCCCCATCGCTCCTTACGAACGCACACGGTCAAAAATACGGACATCCATCGAAGCCCATGGCGGATTTTTTGAAATCCATGTGGCAACCCCCATCAGCGTGTGTGAAAAAAGGGACCGCAAGGGCATGTATGCCAAAGCCAAGGCGGGTTTGCTCAAGGGATTTACCGGAGTGGACGATCCCTATGAAGAACCCTTAAATCCGGAACTGTCCATTGACACCTCCAACCTGACCCCGGATGAGGCGGTTCAGCAGATTCTACTGCTGATCAGTGAAAAAGGCTTTGTGTGA
- the crcB gene encoding fluoride efflux transporter CrcB, which translates to MIKIAMVGLGGAMGAICRFLVYEGYINAVKSTSLPLGTITVNVLGCFIIGLLGGIADTRQIFPPEIRLLIFTGFLGGFTTFSTFGFELFLYMRNGQIGLAVINGLIQLSAGLICVWGGFEFSKVF; encoded by the coding sequence ATGATTAAAATAGCAATGGTAGGATTAGGCGGTGCCATGGGAGCCATATGCCGTTTTCTGGTGTATGAGGGGTATATCAATGCCGTTAAAAGCACGTCGCTTCCCTTGGGAACCATCACCGTCAACGTTTTAGGATGCTTTATCATAGGTCTTTTAGGCGGAATCGCCGACACACGGCAAATTTTCCCTCCGGAGATCAGGCTGCTGATCTTTACAGGATTTTTAGGTGGATTCACCACCTTTTCCACCTTTGGATTTGAACTGTTTTTATATATGCGCAACGGTCAGATCGGACTGGCCGTAATTAACGGACTGATCCAGTTAAGTGCCGGACTGATTTGTGTCTGGGGCGGATTTGAATTCTCAAAAGTCTTCTGA
- a CDS encoding protein phosphatase 2C domain-containing protein gives MANYIFVGKTDRGLKRKKNEDTVLVSEQNGFCLVADGIGGSMAGDVASQMFADTARDVFAEALDLDEPTYTAIQRVFLNANESILDYAGKHPGCEGMGCTAELFAVEGERYVLGHIGDSRTYRLRNDEFKQLTKDHSLVQEQLDQKLIKPEDVSTHALKNVILRAVGIKKDPAVDIIRGNLISGDIFLLCSDGLSDMVDPETMKLLLLSSLPLDQKADALIQDANARGGKDNISVALVQIN, from the coding sequence ATGGCAAATTATATTTTTGTGGGAAAAACCGACCGGGGCCTGAAACGTAAAAAAAATGAGGATACCGTCCTAGTCAGTGAACAAAACGGTTTTTGCCTAGTGGCTGACGGCATCGGCGGTTCTATGGCCGGGGATGTGGCCAGCCAAATGTTTGCAGATACGGCCCGGGACGTGTTTGCCGAGGCGCTTGATTTGGATGAACCTACGTATACCGCCATCCAGCGTGTATTCTTAAACGCCAACGAGTCTATTCTGGATTATGCCGGCAAACATCCCGGCTGTGAAGGCATGGGGTGCACTGCTGAATTGTTTGCCGTTGAAGGGGAGCGTTATGTGCTCGGCCACATTGGTGACAGCCGCACATACCGATTGAGAAACGATGAATTCAAGCAATTGACCAAAGATCACTCCCTGGTCCAGGAACAGCTTGACCAGAAACTGATTAAACCCGAGGATGTCAGCACCCATGCCTTGAAAAACGTCATATTAAGGGCGGTGGGGATTAAAAAAGACCCTGCCGTGGATATCATACGGGGCAACCTGATCAGCGGAGATATTTTTCTGCTCTGCTCGGACGGCCTCAGCGATATGGTGGACCCGGAAACAATGAAGCTGCTTCTTCTGTCGTCCCTGCCCCTTGACCAAAAGGCGGATGCCCTGATCCAGGATGCCAATGCCAGGGGGGGCAAGGATAATATATCCGTTGCCCTTGTACAGATCAATTAA
- a CDS encoding acetate kinase translates to MKVLVINSGSSSLKYKLFDLAGPRVICAGLVERIGSPQSSLAHTLYPDSGPAEKNEMLEPFENHTQAIEKVAALLMTSDAPLVKSPQDLAAIGHRVAQGGEIFKENCIVDAKALEGIRKNIELAPLHNPANLAGIEAAMMHFPGVPSVAVFDTLFASRLPDYVYRYALPAAYYNEYKVRRYGFHGASHAYVTKALAGLMGKPVNELVNIVCHLGNGSSITAVKGGVCRETSMGMTPTSGLIMGTRCGDIDPSLPAYLAACTGKSAAEIQTVLDRESGLAGICGMNDMRDIHKAIASGDDNARLAFEMLCHGIKKYIGAYYAVLGRLDAIAFTAGIGENDPEVRRKSLEGLEHMGIIVDQELNAGLRGKAARISTDDSAVEVWVVPTDEELEIATICKDLVNA, encoded by the coding sequence ATGAAAGTACTTGTCATTAATTCAGGAAGCTCTTCCCTGAAGTATAAATTATTTGATTTGGCTGGTCCCAGGGTAATCTGTGCGGGGCTGGTGGAGCGAATCGGCAGTCCGCAAAGCAGTCTGGCCCATACCCTGTACCCGGACTCGGGACCTGCTGAAAAAAACGAGATGCTTGAACCCTTTGAAAATCACACCCAGGCCATCGAAAAGGTGGCTGCTTTACTTATGACCAGTGATGCGCCGCTTGTTAAATCCCCGCAAGATCTTGCAGCCATTGGGCATCGGGTGGCCCAGGGCGGTGAAATTTTTAAGGAAAACTGCATTGTGGATGCCAAGGCCCTTGAGGGTATTCGAAAGAATATTGAACTGGCGCCTTTGCATAACCCTGCCAATCTGGCCGGTATTGAAGCGGCCATGATGCATTTCCCCGGTGTGCCTTCGGTGGCTGTTTTCGATACGCTGTTTGCAAGCAGGCTTCCTGATTATGTGTACCGGTATGCGTTGCCCGCAGCGTATTACAATGAGTATAAGGTACGGCGGTATGGATTTCATGGCGCTTCCCACGCTTATGTCACCAAAGCCCTTGCCGGTCTGATGGGGAAACCTGTAAATGAGTTGGTCAATATTGTCTGTCATCTGGGTAACGGCTCTTCCATTACTGCTGTTAAAGGCGGTGTGTGCCGGGAAACCTCCATGGGGATGACCCCCACGTCCGGCCTGATCATGGGGACCCGGTGCGGTGACATTGATCCCTCTCTGCCCGCCTATCTTGCTGCTTGTACCGGAAAAAGTGCGGCGGAAATTCAGACCGTTCTGGATCGTGAAAGCGGTCTTGCCGGTATCTGCGGTATGAATGATATGCGCGATATTCACAAGGCCATTGCCTCGGGTGATGACAACGCCAGGCTCGCCTTTGAGATGCTTTGCCATGGTATTAAAAAGTATATCGGGGCGTATTATGCCGTACTCGGTCGTCTGGATGCCATTGCCTTTACGGCCGGTATCGGAGAAAATGACCCGGAAGTGCGCCGCAAAAGCCTGGAGGGACTTGAGCATATGGGTATTATTGTGGATCAAGAGCTAAATGCCGGTTTGAGAGGAAAGGCTGCCCGTATTTCAACGGATGACAGTGCCGTGGAAGTCTGGGTGGTTCCAACAGATGAAGAACTTGAGATTGCGACCATCTGCAAAGACCTTGTAAACGCCTAA
- a CDS encoding protein kinase: protein MQSNKNKESKPGTLSMELEASVPSSLIKAARQNQFLRRNRKPLIIYAVIFLGLGIICHVLLKNAQHASRQEVYDSGMLSAETIAEKVTAPLLEKDVLTLNVAVGELEKKHHPIFTAILDHDDKIIAHSDPNEIGKKYTAPAKKSKIGTDNDVSIERMTIKDKRILCFSKVLVFSQIPIGKILFGIDAAPLDQTVAGYRRQIFIIWGLCIVCFIAAVFLTDIYLKNKQQKALEEMEKTRKVGPYLLTKKIAQGGMAELYLAEYIKEDGFRRTVAVKKILPHLIENRDFVDMFIREARLAAILQHPNIVQIYDLIKMHNAHFMAMEYVPGKNLAEVLAHEKQGLPVVMATFIIQKISLGLYYSHTRTSDDTGEPLNIVHRDVSTQNMLISFKGEVKISDFGISKARSEPSLTQAGVIKGKLSYLAPEQALGKGADHQSDLYALGIIFYEILSGKRLYKFENELEALSRLPKMVVPPINTVREDIPEELNRIVMKCLEKDPVKRYESGKKIYDDLAQFRKELNIAFDETNLIDFMAKRFK from the coding sequence ATGCAGTCCAACAAAAACAAAGAATCTAAGCCCGGTACCCTGTCCATGGAGCTTGAAGCAAGCGTCCCGTCAAGCTTGATAAAAGCTGCCAGACAGAATCAATTCCTAAGAAGAAACCGCAAACCCTTAATTATATATGCTGTTATTTTTCTTGGCCTCGGCATCATATGTCACGTTTTGCTGAAAAACGCCCAGCATGCAAGTCGGCAGGAAGTGTATGATTCCGGGATGCTTTCGGCGGAAACCATTGCTGAGAAAGTGACGGCACCATTGCTGGAAAAAGATGTGCTGACCCTGAATGTGGCTGTGGGGGAACTGGAAAAAAAGCATCATCCCATTTTTACGGCCATCCTTGACCATGATGACAAAATCATTGCCCACAGCGATCCAAATGAAATCGGCAAAAAATACACGGCACCAGCAAAGAAATCAAAAATCGGCACGGACAACGACGTATCCATTGAGCGCATGACCATAAAGGATAAACGCATTCTATGCTTTTCCAAAGTCCTTGTCTTTTCACAGATCCCCATAGGAAAGATACTTTTTGGTATTGATGCAGCCCCCCTGGATCAAACCGTTGCCGGGTACAGACGACAAATTTTCATTATCTGGGGATTATGTATCGTCTGTTTCATTGCCGCAGTTTTCCTTACGGATATATACCTTAAAAACAAACAGCAAAAAGCACTTGAAGAGATGGAAAAAACCCGCAAAGTCGGGCCGTATCTGCTTACCAAAAAAATTGCCCAGGGCGGCATGGCCGAGCTTTATCTTGCCGAATATATCAAAGAAGACGGGTTCAGGCGGACCGTGGCCGTAAAAAAGATCCTGCCCCATTTGATCGAAAATCGGGATTTTGTGGATATGTTCATCCGGGAAGCCCGATTGGCAGCCATTCTCCAGCACCCCAATATTGTCCAGATCTATGATTTGATTAAAATGCACAACGCCCATTTCATGGCCATGGAATATGTCCCCGGAAAAAATCTTGCCGAGGTCCTTGCCCATGAAAAACAAGGGCTGCCCGTGGTCATGGCCACGTTCATCATCCAGAAAATCAGCCTCGGGCTCTATTATTCGCACACCAGGACCAGTGACGATACGGGAGAGCCGTTGAATATTGTCCACAGGGATGTCAGTACCCAGAATATGCTCATCTCATTTAAAGGTGAAGTTAAGATAAGTGATTTTGGTATCTCCAAAGCCCGGTCCGAGCCCAGTCTTACCCAGGCCGGTGTGATAAAAGGCAAATTATCCTATCTGGCGCCGGAGCAGGCCCTGGGAAAAGGGGCTGACCATCAGTCGGACCTTTATGCCCTGGGCATTATCTTTTATGAAATTTTATCTGGAAAACGCCTGTATAAGTTTGAAAATGAGCTTGAAGCATTAAGCAGACTGCCTAAAATGGTTGTCCCCCCCATCAACACGGTTCGAGAGGACATTCCCGAGGAACTTAACCGCATTGTCATGAAATGCCTGGAAAAAGATCCCGTAAAACGCTACGAATCCGGCAAAAAGATTTATGATGATCTGGCGCAATTCAGGAAAGAACTGAACATCGCGTTTGATGAAACCAACCTGATTGATTTCATGGCAAAGAGATTTAAATAA
- a CDS encoding nitroreductase: MELQAVIKERKSVRGYLDKPVPKEILKQILEISLRAPSTKNTQPWQFYVVTGAALAQLKKAAEERFTSSEVPPAEMAHTLIEPEKGTVYRDRQVDIGIRLFKTMDIGREDKDKRIDWMKRGFRYFDAPAAIILVSDKSNPIEWTYLDAGLVIQNICLAAVDFGLGTCIENQGIMYSDVLRDIVRIPDDKRLVVAIAIGYPDDNFPANKVISPREKVEDVVTWCG; the protein is encoded by the coding sequence ATGGAACTGCAAGCTGTAATTAAAGAAAGGAAAAGTGTTCGTGGATATTTAGATAAACCTGTCCCTAAAGAGATTTTAAAACAAATTCTGGAAATTTCCCTCAGGGCGCCGTCTACGAAAAATACGCAACCTTGGCAATTTTATGTGGTTACCGGAGCAGCTTTGGCGCAGCTTAAGAAGGCTGCTGAGGAGCGCTTCACCAGTTCTGAAGTCCCGCCCGCGGAGATGGCGCACACGCTGATCGAACCGGAGAAAGGCACTGTTTATCGCGACCGCCAGGTGGACATTGGTATTCGGTTGTTTAAAACCATGGACATCGGCAGAGAAGATAAAGATAAACGAATCGATTGGATGAAACGCGGGTTCCGGTATTTTGATGCCCCGGCTGCGATCATACTTGTCAGCGATAAATCTAATCCCATTGAGTGGACCTACCTGGATGCCGGATTGGTTATTCAAAATATCTGCCTGGCTGCCGTTGATTTTGGGCTGGGCACCTGTATCGAAAACCAGGGTATCATGTATTCCGACGTACTTAGAGATATTGTCAGAATTCCCGATGACAAGCGCCTGGTTGTTGCCATTGCCATTGGATATCCGGACGATAATTTCCCTGCAAATAAGGTGATCAGCCCCCGGGAAAAAGTAGAAGACGTTGTTACCTGGTGCGGATAA
- the acs gene encoding acetate--CoA ligase has translation MSENIFHAPDTFRENAWIKSMDEYKTMYKQSVEDPEGFWGPIAETFYWEKKWDKVRDFNYSMSKGPVSIEWFKNAKTNITYNCLDRHLDTRGDQAAFIWEGNSPDEDMVITYRQLHEKVCRFANALKESGVGKGDRVAIYLPMIPELAISMMACARIGAVHSIVFGGFSSEALSNRIMDSLCKVLITSDGVMRGAKSVPLKGNADKALKMCADLGHDVGTCFVVKRTGSDVNMVEGRDVWWHEAAQAQSSDCPVEWMDAEDPLFILYTSGSTGTPKGVQHNVGGYMVYTGTTFKYIFDYHDGDVYWCTADIGWVTGHSYIVYGPLSQGATSVIFEGVPTYPDPGRFWATIDKWKVTQFYTAPTAIRALMAQGDDWVEKYDLSSLRVLGSVGEPINPEAWYWYHQHVGKGQCPIVDTWWQTETGGIMISALPYAIDQKPGSATLPFFSVQPEVLSEDGKVLHGACEGILAIKEPWPGQMRTVYNNHDRFEMTYFQMFDGYYFAGDGCRRDEDGYIWITGRVDDVINVSGHRMSTSEVEAALGSHINVAEAAVIGFPHDIKGQGIYAFVTLNIGVEPSDALMADLKKHVRNEIGPIATPDVINFAKDLPKTRSGKIMRRILRKIATDEYDQLGDVSTLSDPEVVGTLINSHKELMK, from the coding sequence ATGAGCGAGAACATTTTTCATGCACCGGATACATTTCGTGAAAATGCCTGGATTAAATCCATGGACGAGTACAAAACCATGTACAAACAATCCGTGGAAGATCCCGAAGGGTTCTGGGGCCCCATTGCAGAAACGTTTTACTGGGAAAAAAAGTGGGACAAGGTTCGGGATTTTAATTACAGCATGTCCAAGGGGCCTGTTTCCATTGAGTGGTTCAAAAATGCCAAAACCAACATAACGTACAATTGCCTGGACCGTCATCTGGATACCCGGGGGGACCAGGCGGCCTTTATCTGGGAAGGAAACAGCCCGGATGAGGATATGGTGATCACTTACCGGCAACTCCATGAAAAAGTGTGCCGATTTGCCAATGCCCTCAAAGAGAGCGGGGTGGGCAAGGGCGACCGTGTGGCCATATACCTGCCCATGATCCCTGAACTGGCCATTTCCATGATGGCCTGTGCCAGAATCGGGGCTGTTCATTCCATTGTGTTCGGCGGCTTCTCTTCCGAGGCATTGTCCAATAGAATCATGGATTCCCTTTGTAAGGTATTGATCACCTCCGACGGTGTCATGCGCGGGGCAAAATCCGTTCCCCTTAAAGGCAATGCAGACAAGGCTCTTAAGATGTGCGCAGACCTGGGACACGATGTCGGTACCTGTTTTGTGGTCAAGCGCACCGGTTCCGATGTGAATATGGTCGAGGGTCGGGATGTGTGGTGGCACGAAGCCGCCCAGGCCCAGAGCTCCGATTGCCCCGTGGAATGGATGGATGCCGAGGATCCGCTGTTTATTCTTTATACGTCCGGTTCCACTGGTACGCCCAAGGGGGTTCAGCATAATGTGGGCGGATATATGGTGTATACCGGAACCACCTTTAAATACATCTTTGATTACCACGACGGCGATGTCTACTGGTGTACGGCCGATATTGGCTGGGTGACAGGCCATTCCTATATTGTCTACGGCCCGCTTTCCCAGGGCGCCACATCCGTTATCTTTGAAGGCGTGCCCACCTATCCGGATCCCGGCAGGTTCTGGGCCACCATTGATAAATGGAAAGTGACTCAATTTTACACCGCCCCCACCGCCATTCGCGCGCTCATGGCCCAGGGCGATGACTGGGTTGAAAAATATGATCTTTCCTCGTTGCGGGTTCTGGGATCCGTGGGCGAACCCATCAATCCCGAGGCGTGGTATTGGTACCATCAACATGTGGGTAAAGGGCAGTGCCCCATCGTGGATACCTGGTGGCAGACAGAGACCGGCGGTATCATGATTTCCGCTCTGCCCTACGCCATTGACCAGAAGCCCGGCTCGGCGACTCTGCCGTTTTTTTCCGTTCAGCCGGAGGTGCTCAGTGAAGATGGAAAAGTGCTGCACGGGGCCTGCGAAGGCATCCTTGCCATCAAAGAACCCTGGCCAGGTCAGATGCGCACGGTGTATAACAACCATGACCGGTTTGAAATGACCTATTTCCAGATGTTCGACGGCTACTATTTTGCAGGAGACGGCTGCCGCCGGGATGAGGACGGCTATATCTGGATCACGGGCCGTGTGGATGACGTGATCAACGTCTCCGGACACCGCATGAGTACCTCAGAAGTGGAAGCGGCCCTGGGCAGCCATATCAATGTGGCCGAAGCCGCGGTCATCGGTTTTCCCCATGATATTAAAGGGCAGGGGATTTATGCGTTTGTTACCCTGAATATCGGCGTTGAGCCATCCGATGCGTTGATGGCCGACCTGAAAAAACATGTGAGAAATGAAATCGGACCCATTGCTACGCCCGATGTGATCAATTTTGCCAAGGATCTGCCCAAGACCCGGTCCGGCAAGATCATGAGGCGGATTTTGAGAAAGATTGCAACCGATGAGTATGATCAGCTGGGTGATGTATCCACGTTGTCTGATCCTGAAGTGGTGGGTACCTTGATCAACAGCCATAAAGAATTAATGAAATAA